The Catenuloplanes niger genome includes a window with the following:
- a CDS encoding FHA domain-containing protein FhaB/FipA: MPELVLTVARIGLIVLLWIFVFTVVGVIRRDLFAGARSSRLVAAPRGVGAALNQARPAAKVKRGRAARQMVVTAGQLAGTRITLGEAPITIGRAEDSTLVITDDYASARHARLMPRDGQWFLEDMGSTNGTYLDRAKVTGPTPVPLGVPIKIGRTSLELRP; this comes from the coding sequence TTGCCAGAGCTCGTCCTCACTGTCGCCCGGATAGGCCTGATCGTCCTTCTGTGGATCTTCGTGTTCACGGTGGTCGGCGTGATCCGGCGAGACCTCTTCGCCGGCGCGCGGTCCAGTCGTCTGGTGGCCGCGCCACGGGGGGTGGGCGCGGCCCTCAATCAGGCGCGTCCCGCGGCGAAGGTCAAGCGTGGCCGCGCGGCGCGGCAGATGGTGGTCACCGCCGGTCAGCTGGCCGGCACGCGCATCACTCTGGGTGAGGCGCCGATCACCATCGGTCGTGCCGAGGACTCCACGCTGGTGATCACGGACGATTACGCGTCCGCACGGCACGCGCGCCTGATGCCCCGTGACGGCCAATGGTTCCTTGAGGACATGGGCTCGACGAACGGGACATACCTGGACCGCGCTAAGGTCACTGGACCTACCCCCGTCCCCCTGGGCGTTCCGATCAAGATCGGGCGCACTTCTCTCGAGTTGCGGCCATGA
- a CDS encoding peptidoglycan D,D-transpeptidase FtsI family protein: MNAPLRKASIVILVLFGLLFANLNWVQAAKGEEYRTHERNSFRLRDVEYDKQRGNIEVHAGGTSTEAVALSKSTDGRLRYQREYPFGDVYAHVAGYKPVYGTASSVERFENDYLSGQSDELFTDRVRAMFTGEEAAGGNVLLSISKAAQEAAYKELKENKLGVKVGAAVALDPSTGGIQAMVSMPSFDPSPLASHTQADTDAAFAAYDGDKAKPLLNRAVAETWPPGSVFKVIDSAAALEAGSTPETMMQAGPSYVAPGTTHEITNASANVCPQQQISLIDALTVSCNTSFSRLGVELGRDVIKKKAQDFGFEDEALTCGNLKENSGLTVATSHVGDVANADGTEDKAAMAQTAIGQKDVRITPLQGAMIAAAVANDGVQMRPYLVERLLGPDRTSTHYTVNPEELRRSVSSDVARDLQTMMESVVNNGTATSAQVEGYDVGGKTGTSQNGVTDNHGWFVGYAMKDGKAVSAVAVFLEAAGNGGSAEATRIAGQILKAVTSERGGN; this comes from the coding sequence GTGAACGCGCCCCTGCGCAAGGCCAGCATCGTCATCCTGGTGCTCTTCGGTCTGCTCTTCGCGAACCTCAACTGGGTCCAGGCCGCCAAGGGCGAGGAGTACCGGACCCACGAGCGGAACTCGTTCCGGCTCCGCGACGTGGAGTACGACAAGCAGCGCGGCAACATCGAGGTCCACGCGGGCGGCACCAGCACGGAGGCGGTGGCGCTGAGCAAGTCCACCGACGGCCGGCTGCGCTACCAGCGGGAGTACCCGTTCGGTGACGTCTACGCGCACGTGGCCGGTTACAAGCCGGTCTACGGGACCGCGAGCTCCGTCGAGCGCTTCGAGAACGACTACCTCTCCGGGCAGAGCGACGAGCTCTTCACGGACCGGGTGCGCGCGATGTTCACCGGCGAGGAGGCGGCCGGCGGGAACGTGCTGCTCTCCATCTCCAAGGCGGCGCAGGAGGCGGCGTACAAGGAGCTGAAGGAGAACAAGCTGGGGGTCAAGGTCGGCGCCGCGGTGGCGCTCGACCCGTCCACCGGCGGCATCCAGGCGATGGTCTCGATGCCGAGCTTCGACCCGTCGCCGCTGGCCAGCCACACCCAGGCGGACACCGACGCCGCGTTCGCCGCCTACGACGGCGACAAGGCGAAGCCGCTGCTGAACCGCGCGGTGGCCGAGACCTGGCCGCCCGGCTCGGTCTTCAAGGTGATCGACTCGGCGGCTGCGCTGGAGGCCGGCTCCACGCCGGAGACCATGATGCAGGCCGGCCCGTCGTACGTGGCGCCCGGCACCACGCACGAGATCACGAACGCGTCGGCGAACGTGTGCCCGCAGCAGCAGATCTCGTTGATCGACGCGCTGACCGTCTCCTGCAACACCAGCTTCTCCCGGCTCGGCGTGGAGCTCGGCCGGGACGTGATCAAGAAAAAGGCGCAGGACTTCGGCTTCGAGGACGAGGCGCTGACCTGCGGAAACCTGAAGGAGAACAGCGGCCTGACGGTCGCCACCAGCCACGTCGGTGACGTCGCCAACGCGGACGGCACCGAGGACAAGGCCGCGATGGCGCAGACCGCGATCGGCCAGAAGGACGTGCGGATCACGCCGCTGCAGGGCGCGATGATCGCCGCCGCGGTGGCGAACGACGGCGTGCAGATGCGGCCGTACCTGGTGGAGCGGCTGCTCGGCCCGGACCGGACCTCCACGCACTACACGGTGAACCCGGAGGAGCTGCGCCGCTCCGTCTCCAGCGATGTCGCGCGCGACCTGCAGACCATGATGGAGAGCGTGGTCAACAACGGCACCGCCACCTCCGCGCAGGTCGAGGGCTACGACGTCGGCGGCAAGACCGGCACCTCGCAGAACGGCGTCACGGACAACCACGGCTGGTTCGTCGGCTACGCGATGAAGGACGGCAAGGCGGTCTCCGCGGTCGCGGTCTTCCTGGAGGCGGCCGGCAACGGCGGCTCCGCGGAGGCGACCCGGATCGCCGGCCAGATCCTCAAGGCCGTCACGTCGGAGCGGGGCGGGAACTGA
- a CDS encoding FtsW/RodA/SpoVE family cell cycle protein, giving the protein MPRLKIDSTKRRNSELALLALALLLVLAYSATVEATMLDTITPDFWVPTAALAAVFLALHVVIRFLAPFADPAIIPAAALLNGLGVGFLRRLDLDDVSGVAEAADRGAFAGGGGRQLAWTLISVILAAALLVLIRDHRNVSRYSYTLGFGAIILIMIPAVLPARFSEVNGAKLWIRFGDAFAIQPGEFGKLALVVFFAFYLVRKREVLSLASKRFLGIDFPRGRDLGPVLVVWMMSLLLLVFVKDLGTALLYFGMFVVTLYVATERSSWLIIGLLLFFGGVFLAYYLGELVGGPFANFYDRATIWLDPFSDIDGDGYQLVQALFAFGTGGLFGAGPGGGSPGIIPEVQNDFIFAGMGEEIGLFGLVALLMLYLIIVERGLRAALDVRDSFGKLVAGGLAFTLGLQVFVIIGGITGLIPLTGQTTPFLSSGGSSLMANWMLVAMLLRISDAARRPLASGGGLATAPGGKPAPQQLHGAPTEVIRP; this is encoded by the coding sequence ATGCCGCGACTCAAGATCGACAGCACCAAGCGCCGCAACAGCGAGCTTGCGCTGCTGGCGCTGGCGCTGCTACTGGTGCTGGCGTACTCGGCGACCGTCGAGGCGACCATGCTCGACACGATCACCCCGGACTTCTGGGTGCCGACCGCGGCGCTCGCCGCGGTGTTCCTGGCGCTGCACGTGGTGATCCGGTTCCTCGCGCCGTTCGCGGACCCGGCCATCATCCCGGCGGCCGCGCTGCTCAACGGACTGGGCGTCGGTTTCCTGCGGCGCCTCGACCTGGACGACGTGAGTGGCGTGGCCGAGGCGGCGGACCGGGGCGCGTTCGCCGGCGGCGGCGGCCGTCAGCTGGCCTGGACGCTGATCTCGGTGATCCTGGCAGCGGCGCTGCTGGTGCTCATCCGCGACCACCGGAACGTGTCGCGCTACTCGTACACGCTGGGTTTCGGCGCCATCATCCTGATCATGATCCCGGCCGTGCTCCCGGCGCGGTTCTCCGAGGTCAACGGCGCCAAGCTGTGGATCCGGTTCGGTGACGCGTTCGCGATCCAGCCCGGTGAGTTCGGCAAGCTCGCGCTGGTCGTCTTCTTCGCGTTCTACCTGGTGCGCAAGCGCGAGGTGCTGTCGCTGGCCAGCAAGCGGTTCCTGGGCATCGACTTCCCGCGCGGCCGCGACCTCGGCCCGGTCCTCGTGGTCTGGATGATGTCGCTGCTGCTCCTGGTCTTCGTCAAGGACCTGGGCACCGCGCTGCTCTACTTCGGCATGTTCGTCGTGACGCTCTACGTCGCGACCGAGCGGTCCAGCTGGCTGATCATCGGTCTGCTGCTCTTCTTCGGGGGCGTGTTCCTCGCGTACTACCTGGGTGAGCTGGTCGGCGGCCCGTTCGCGAACTTCTACGACCGCGCCACGATCTGGCTCGACCCGTTCAGTGACATCGACGGCGACGGCTACCAGTTGGTGCAGGCGCTGTTCGCGTTCGGCACCGGAGGCCTCTTCGGCGCCGGACCGGGCGGTGGGAGCCCCGGCATCATCCCCGAGGTGCAGAACGACTTCATCTTCGCCGGCATGGGCGAGGAGATCGGCCTCTTCGGCCTCGTCGCGCTGCTGATGCTCTACCTGATCATCGTCGAGCGCGGGCTCCGGGCCGCGCTCGACGTCCGGGACTCGTTCGGCAAGCTGGTCGCCGGTGGCCTCGCGTTCACCCTGGGTTTGCAGGTCTTCGTCATCATCGGGGGCATCACCGGCCTGATCCCGCTGACCGGCCAGACGACACCGTTCCTCTCCTCTGGGGGCTCCTCCTTGATGGCCAACTGGATGCTGGTCGCGATGTTGCTCCGGATCTCGGACGCGGCCCGCCGTCCACTCGCCTCGGGCGGCGGTCTCGCGACGGCACCCGGTGGCAAGCCCGCGCCGCAGCAGCTGCACGGCGCCCCGACGGAGGTGATCCGCCCGTGA
- a CDS encoding DUF3662 and FHA domain-containing protein: MSSEPEEEPVSVLQRFEKRLEGLVEGAFAKVFKGVVHPVEILNAMQREAEAHKAILAGGRTLVPNRYVIDLSPYDHSRLAPYAAALAQELAQSQAEFIGEQAWTVYGDVIVEIERGDGLDTGMFRVTAEVYTGGEVAPMQGGYDQGGGYDQGGYGQPSGYDQGGYDQGGYPPHGGAPGGRNIRLVSGDGRTYPLQIGSTVIGRGDQANLRLPDVGISRRHARLDFDGSQVVLTDLGSTNGTMVNGQRVSAVALNPGDMIQLGTTTLTFRVDG; encoded by the coding sequence ATGTCCTCGGAACCCGAGGAGGAGCCGGTGAGCGTGCTGCAACGCTTCGAGAAGCGATTGGAAGGCCTGGTCGAAGGGGCCTTCGCCAAGGTCTTCAAGGGGGTCGTCCACCCCGTGGAGATCCTCAACGCCATGCAACGAGAGGCCGAGGCGCACAAGGCTATCCTGGCCGGCGGGCGCACTCTGGTCCCGAACCGGTACGTGATCGACCTCTCGCCGTACGACCACAGTCGCCTTGCGCCGTACGCTGCTGCGCTCGCGCAGGAGCTGGCGCAGTCCCAGGCCGAGTTCATCGGTGAGCAGGCCTGGACCGTCTACGGCGACGTGATCGTCGAGATCGAGCGCGGTGACGGTCTGGACACCGGCATGTTCCGGGTCACGGCCGAGGTCTACACCGGTGGCGAGGTCGCCCCGATGCAGGGCGGCTACGACCAGGGCGGCGGTTACGACCAGGGTGGCTACGGCCAGCCGAGCGGTTACGACCAGGGTGGCTACGACCAGGGCGGCTACCCGCCGCACGGCGGTGCCCCGGGCGGGCGCAACATCCGCCTGGTCTCCGGCGACGGCCGCACCTATCCGCTGCAGATCGGTTCGACCGTCATCGGTCGTGGCGACCAGGCGAATCTGCGTCTGCCGGACGTCGGGATCTCCCGCCGGCACGCGCGGCTGGACTTCGACGGCAGCCAGGTGGTGCTGACCGATCTCGGATCGACGAACGGGACGATGGTCAACGGGCAGCGGGTCTCCGCGGTCGCGTTGAATCCCGGCGACATGATCCAGCTCGGGACGACCACGTTGACGTTCCGCGTGGACGGCTAG
- a CDS encoding WecB/TagA/CpsF family glycosyltransferase: MIAQGKRNVLGVMVDVVDYESAVDQIVEAAHRRRPFALTALAVHGVMTGVLDPVHNARLNGFDLVTPDGQPVRWALNLLHQAGLADRVYGPELTLRVLARCAAENLPVYLYGSTEDTLALLVPALHRMFPGIRIAGVESSKFRPVEAGEDEEIAARIKASGARLVLVGLGCPRQEVFTYAMRPLLDMPLLAVGAAFDYHAGLLRNPPAWMQRVGLEWFWRLGLEPRRLWRRYIVLNPAYLARLGAQKTRLWNAQPPEPANERPPTFSI; the protein is encoded by the coding sequence ATGATCGCGCAGGGCAAGCGCAACGTCCTCGGCGTCATGGTGGACGTGGTCGACTACGAGTCCGCGGTCGACCAGATCGTCGAGGCGGCGCACCGCAGGCGGCCGTTCGCGCTCACCGCGCTGGCCGTGCACGGCGTGATGACCGGCGTGCTGGACCCGGTGCACAACGCGCGGCTCAACGGCTTCGACCTGGTCACGCCGGACGGACAGCCGGTGCGGTGGGCGCTCAACCTGCTGCACCAGGCCGGGCTGGCGGACCGCGTCTACGGGCCGGAGCTGACGCTGCGCGTGCTGGCCCGGTGCGCGGCCGAGAACCTGCCGGTCTACCTCTACGGCTCCACCGAGGACACGCTGGCGCTGCTCGTACCGGCGCTGCACCGGATGTTTCCCGGCATCCGGATCGCGGGCGTGGAGTCGTCGAAGTTCCGGCCGGTCGAGGCGGGCGAGGACGAGGAGATCGCGGCCCGGATCAAGGCCTCCGGCGCGCGGCTCGTGCTGGTCGGGCTCGGTTGCCCCCGGCAGGAGGTGTTCACGTACGCGATGCGGCCGCTGCTGGACATGCCGCTGCTCGCCGTCGGCGCCGCGTTCGACTACCACGCCGGCCTGCTGCGGAACCCGCCCGCATGGATGCAGCGCGTCGGCCTCGAGTGGTTCTGGCGGCTCGGGCTGGAGCCCCGCCGGCTGTGGCGGCGGTACATCGTGCTGAACCCCGCGTACCTGGCCCGGCTCGGCGCGCAGAAGACCCGGCTGTGGAACGCGCAGCCACCGGAGCCGGCGAACGAGCGCCCGCCGACGTTCTCCATCTGA
- a CDS encoding PASTA domain-containing protein, whose protein sequence is MADGRRPGDDQGSPDETRQWRGDDARYWGGDDQTAAGRPPADPWAANEETRLQRPMSGPGGPPPGGPPRGGDQTAPYRPVPGGPGGHDQTAPYRPVSGGPGGHDQTAPYRPVSGDQTAPYRPVPGGDQTRRMDPVQGGPAGPGGPGGQDPWTARASVRPAEPAGAFTQADPFSRNDPGWGAPEEPNRKWLMPVMWGVIVLLVILLVGTGIYFGMQSGGDGDPEPTPTATAAATPTAQRTSAEPTEEASDEPSAPETTTAPSPTRAAEVEVPRMTGYTMQEAQQALAGLGLPFALVYQATDDFDPNTVIDSDPPGGAVVPKGTKITLTVARAPEPTAPEEPTGAPTTEPGPNG, encoded by the coding sequence ATGGCTGACGGCAGGCGTCCCGGTGACGACCAGGGTTCGCCCGACGAGACGCGGCAGTGGCGTGGTGATGACGCGCGGTACTGGGGCGGTGACGACCAGACAGCCGCCGGCCGACCGCCGGCCGACCCGTGGGCCGCGAACGAGGAGACCCGGCTGCAGCGCCCGATGAGCGGTCCGGGTGGCCCGCCGCCGGGTGGCCCGCCGCGTGGCGGCGACCAGACCGCGCCCTACCGTCCGGTCCCCGGTGGCCCCGGTGGCCACGACCAGACCGCGCCCTACCGTCCGGTCTCCGGCGGTCCCGGCGGCCACGACCAGACCGCGCCGTACCGTCCGGTCTCCGGCGACCAGACCGCGCCCTATCGTCCGGTGCCCGGTGGCGACCAGACCCGGCGGATGGATCCGGTCCAGGGCGGACCGGCCGGGCCGGGTGGCCCCGGCGGGCAGGACCCGTGGACCGCGCGCGCGTCCGTGCGCCCCGCCGAGCCGGCCGGGGCGTTCACGCAGGCCGACCCGTTCTCCCGCAACGATCCCGGCTGGGGTGCGCCGGAGGAGCCGAACCGCAAGTGGCTGATGCCGGTCATGTGGGGCGTGATCGTGCTGCTCGTGATCCTGCTGGTCGGCACCGGCATCTACTTCGGCATGCAGAGCGGCGGCGACGGCGACCCGGAGCCGACCCCGACCGCGACCGCCGCCGCGACGCCGACTGCGCAGCGGACGAGTGCGGAGCCGACCGAGGAGGCGTCGGACGAGCCGTCCGCGCCGGAGACCACCACGGCGCCGAGCCCGACCCGGGCCGCCGAGGTGGAGGTGCCGCGGATGACCGGCTACACGATGCAGGAGGCACAGCAGGCGCTGGCCGGGCTCGGCCTGCCGTTCGCGCTGGTCTACCAGGCCACGGACGACTTCGACCCGAACACCGTGATCGACTCGGACCCGCCGGGCGGTGCCGTGGTGCCGAAGGGCACGAAGATCACGCTGACCGTGGCGCGGGCGCCGGAGCCCACCGCGCCCGAGGAGCCCACCGGCGCGCCCACCACCGAGCCGGGGCCGAACGGCTGA
- a CDS encoding helix-turn-helix domain-containing protein, with product MTQRRSPTVRRRRLGAELRKHREEAGVTIEAVADRLHCSTSKVSRIETGHTSATPRDVRAMLDIYGIDGDESAELVQISREARQKGWWHPYSTVLTGAYVGLEAEANSVRAYEQQVVPGLLQTEEYARAMIRSARPDISADEVERRVRVRMERQSLLMQDDPIDLWMVLDEAVVSRPVGGDAVMRAQIHHLVVTAELPNVTLQVLPFSAGAHAGMDGTFTILDFPEPTDTDVVYAENATGGLFLEKADELRKYVFIFDHIRAAALRPEESVSLLADLAKEPLWEWRQRDLT from the coding sequence GTGACCCAGCGCCGAAGCCCCACGGTCCGGCGCCGCCGTCTCGGCGCCGAGCTGCGCAAACACCGTGAAGAAGCCGGTGTGACGATCGAGGCGGTGGCCGACCGTCTGCACTGTTCCACCTCCAAGGTCTCACGTATCGAGACGGGGCACACCAGTGCGACACCACGGGACGTCCGGGCGATGCTGGACATCTACGGCATTGACGGCGACGAGTCCGCCGAACTGGTCCAGATTTCCCGCGAGGCGCGGCAGAAGGGCTGGTGGCACCCCTACAGCACCGTCCTGACCGGCGCATACGTCGGTCTGGAGGCAGAGGCGAACTCCGTCCGGGCGTACGAGCAGCAGGTCGTTCCCGGTCTCCTCCAGACGGAGGAGTACGCACGGGCGATGATTCGCTCCGCCCGGCCGGACATCTCCGCCGATGAGGTGGAGCGCCGGGTGCGTGTCCGAATGGAACGTCAATCGTTGCTGATGCAGGACGACCCGATCGACCTGTGGATGGTGCTCGATGAAGCGGTAGTCAGCCGGCCGGTAGGCGGCGATGCGGTCATGCGAGCCCAGATCCACCACTTGGTCGTGACCGCCGAGCTGCCGAACGTGACGTTGCAGGTCCTGCCGTTCTCGGCGGGCGCGCACGCCGGCATGGACGGAACGTTCACAATTCTCGACTTCCCCGAGCCCACGGACACCGACGTCGTCTACGCGGAGAACGCGACCGGTGGGCTGTTCCTGGAGAAGGCGGACGAGTTGCGGAAGTACGTCTTCATCTTCGATCACATCCGCGCCGCGGCCCTCCGACCGGAGGAGTCCGTATCCCTCTTAGCGGACCTGGCGAAGGAGCCATTGTGGGAGTGGAGACAGCGGGACCTGACCTGA
- a CDS encoding 3-ketoacyl-ACP reductase yields MIALVTGGSRGIGRGIVVCLARAGYDVVVNYAGNVDAAKEVAAEAESLGRRALTVQADVSVAADRERLLAESYAAFGRLDLLVSNAGVAPKVRADILEADEESFDRVLGINLKGPYFLIQSTANRMIAQPAGETRPKIVIISSNSAYTASVNRGDYCVSKAGLGMVTQLFAARLAEHGINVYEIRPGIIATDMTGAVTAKYDELILNGGIQPIRRWGKPDDVGRAVVAVATDLLPHSTGEVINVDGGFHLKTL; encoded by the coding sequence ATGATCGCGCTCGTCACCGGCGGCTCCCGCGGCATCGGCCGTGGCATCGTGGTCTGCCTGGCCCGGGCCGGGTACGACGTGGTCGTCAACTACGCCGGCAACGTGGACGCCGCGAAGGAGGTCGCCGCGGAGGCCGAGTCGCTCGGCCGGCGCGCGCTGACCGTGCAGGCCGACGTGTCCGTGGCCGCGGACCGCGAGCGACTGCTGGCCGAGTCCTACGCCGCGTTCGGCCGGCTGGACCTGTTGGTCAGCAACGCGGGCGTGGCGCCGAAGGTGCGGGCGGACATCCTGGAGGCGGACGAGGAGTCCTTCGACCGGGTGCTCGGCATCAACCTCAAGGGCCCGTACTTCCTGATCCAGTCCACCGCCAACCGCATGATCGCCCAGCCGGCGGGCGAGACCCGTCCGAAGATCGTGATCATCTCGTCGAACAGCGCGTACACCGCGAGTGTGAACCGCGGCGACTACTGCGTGTCCAAGGCCGGCCTGGGGATGGTCACGCAGCTGTTCGCGGCGCGGCTGGCCGAGCACGGGATCAACGTCTACGAGATCCGCCCTGGCATCATCGCCACGGACATGACCGGCGCGGTCACGGCCAAGTACGACGAACTGATCCTCAACGGGGGAATCCAGCCGATTCGCCGCTGGGGCAAGCCGGACGACGTGGGCCGCGCGGTCGTCGCGGTCGCCACCGACCTGCTGCCGCACAGCACCGGCGAGGTGATCAACGTGGACGGCGGCTTCCACCTGAAGACGCTCTGA
- a CDS encoding NAD-dependent epimerase/dehydratase family protein, whose amino-acid sequence MSVALVTGAGGLIGSEAVRHFAGLGLDVVGVDNDMRGQFFGREASTAWNTRRLVRELGSHYMHFDLDIRDREGLSSVFKKFGSDVSVVIHTAAQPSHDWAVRDPLTDFDVNAVGTLNVLQNVREHCDEAAFIHCSTNKVYGDGVNRLPFVELETRFELGEEHPYWAGVTESMSMDQVLHSVFGASKVAADVMVQEYGRYFGMRTVVFRGGTLTGPAHSATELHGYLAYLMRCNMEQRVYKIFGYKGKMVRDSIHSHDVLTAFEAFFRAPRCGAVYNLGGGRRSNSSHLEAFALAESITGLPMRTEYVPENRVGDHRWWIGSNAAFERDYPGWRQLYDVPMILREIYEANADKWVPGFVS is encoded by the coding sequence GTGAGTGTTGCGCTGGTGACCGGGGCGGGAGGGCTCATCGGGTCGGAGGCGGTGCGGCACTTCGCGGGGCTGGGGCTGGATGTCGTCGGGGTGGACAACGACATGCGGGGGCAGTTCTTCGGGCGGGAGGCGTCCACCGCGTGGAACACCCGGCGGCTGGTACGTGAGCTCGGTTCGCACTATATGCACTTTGACCTGGATATTCGCGACCGTGAAGGACTGTCGTCGGTCTTCAAGAAATTCGGGTCCGACGTTTCGGTTGTGATCCATACCGCAGCACAGCCGTCGCACGACTGGGCGGTCCGCGACCCGCTCACGGATTTCGACGTCAATGCGGTCGGGACGCTGAATGTTCTTCAGAATGTGCGCGAGCACTGCGACGAGGCCGCGTTCATTCACTGCTCGACGAACAAGGTCTACGGGGACGGGGTCAACCGGCTGCCGTTCGTGGAGCTGGAAACGCGGTTCGAGCTGGGGGAAGAGCACCCCTACTGGGCCGGCGTGACCGAGTCGATGTCCATGGACCAGGTGCTGCACTCGGTGTTCGGGGCGTCGAAGGTGGCCGCGGACGTGATGGTGCAGGAGTACGGGCGCTACTTCGGCATGCGGACGGTGGTGTTCCGCGGGGGAACGTTGACCGGACCTGCGCATTCGGCCACTGAGCTGCACGGATATCTGGCTTACTTGATGCGGTGCAACATGGAGCAGCGCGTCTACAAGATCTTCGGGTACAAGGGAAAAATGGTTCGTGACTCTATTCACAGTCACGACGTACTGACGGCCTTCGAGGCGTTCTTTCGCGCCCCTCGATGCGGCGCCGTGTACAACTTGGGCGGCGGCCGGCGGTCGAACAGCTCGCATCTCGAGGCGTTCGCACTGGCCGAGTCGATCACCGGGCTGCCGATGCGCACGGAGTACGTGCCGGAGAACCGGGTCGGTGACCACCGCTGGTGGATCGGGTCCAACGCGGCGTTCGAGCGTGACTATCCCGGGTGGCGGCAGCTTTACGACGTCCCGATGATCCTGCGGGAGATCTACGAGGCGAACGCGGACAAGTGGGTCCCGGGGTTCGTCTCATGA
- a CDS encoding protein phosphatase 2C domain-containing protein, giving the protein MTLTLRYAARSDRGLIRDGNQDSVYAGPRLLAVADGMGGMAAGDVASNIVIGAMAPLDEDVPGSALVDALRNAVETANQQLRDTVDANPQMEGMGTTLTAALFSGTKFGMVHIGDSRAYLLRDGEFSQITKDDTYVQMLVDEGRISPEEAGSHPQRSLLTRALDGRDIDPEYSVRQVLPGDRYLICSDGLSAVVSAETIADTLREYVDPQQCVERLVQLALRGGGPDNITVVVADATDGDIVELAPMVGGAAAGDRGLGAVTDTSTPAARASALNPPRSASPDSENGADAVPAEETTEGPRRHPVRTAVLSVALLGVLAGGVWGGWQYTQSQYYVGATDDGRLAVFQGVPGEIAGFALSSVQQTSDAATLDDLTVVAQDRVKKGIVANDRTDAERRLDELTTDSPSNPNLKPACETAPPVAATPTPAPSSTAPSSPAATPSGSASATAAPSTSATGSPTPSAPQTTSAAETPAPDVPPVADPASCRPAG; this is encoded by the coding sequence ATGACTCTGACCCTGCGCTACGCGGCACGCAGTGACCGCGGTCTGATTCGAGACGGCAACCAGGATTCCGTCTATGCCGGGCCGCGGCTTCTCGCCGTGGCCGACGGCATGGGCGGCATGGCCGCCGGAGACGTCGCCAGCAACATCGTGATCGGTGCGATGGCCCCGCTGGACGAGGACGTTCCCGGCAGCGCCCTGGTCGACGCTCTGCGGAACGCCGTCGAAACAGCGAACCAGCAGCTTCGTGACACCGTCGACGCGAACCCGCAGATGGAGGGCATGGGCACCACGCTCACCGCCGCCCTCTTCTCGGGCACGAAGTTCGGCATGGTGCACATCGGTGACTCCCGCGCCTACCTGTTGCGCGACGGCGAGTTCTCCCAGATCACCAAGGACGACACGTACGTCCAGATGCTCGTCGACGAGGGGCGGATCAGCCCCGAGGAGGCCGGCAGCCACCCGCAGCGCTCGCTGCTCACCCGTGCGCTCGACGGGCGGGACATCGACCCGGAGTACAGCGTTCGCCAGGTCCTGCCCGGCGACCGCTACCTGATCTGCTCGGACGGGCTCTCCGCCGTGGTCAGCGCGGAGACGATCGCCGACACGCTCCGGGAGTACGTCGACCCGCAGCAGTGCGTCGAGCGGCTGGTGCAGCTCGCGTTGCGCGGCGGCGGCCCGGACAACATCACGGTCGTGGTCGCGGACGCCACCGACGGCGACATCGTGGAGCTCGCTCCGATGGTCGGCGGCGCGGCCGCCGGCGACCGGGGTCTCGGCGCGGTCACCGACACGTCCACGCCCGCCGCGCGCGCCTCCGCGCTGAACCCGCCGCGGTCCGCCTCGCCGGACTCGGAGAACGGGGCGGACGCGGTGCCCGCCGAGGAGACCACGGAGGGACCGCGCCGGCACCCGGTGCGTACCGCCGTGCTCTCGGTCGCGCTGCTCGGGGTGCTGGCCGGTGGCGTCTGGGGCGGCTGGCAGTACACGCAGTCGCAGTACTACGTGGGTGCCACCGACGACGGGCGGCTCGCGGTCTTCCAGGGCGTGCCCGGGGAGATAGCCGGCTTCGCGCTCTCCAGCGTGCAGCAGACCAGTGACGCCGCGACGCTCGACGACCTCACCGTCGTCGCGCAGGACCGGGTCAAGAAGGGCATCGTCGCCAACGACCGGACGGACGCGGAGCGGCGGCTCGACGAGCTGACCACCGACTCGCCGTCGAATCCGAACCTGAAGCCGGCCTGCGAGACCGCGCCTCCGGTGGCGGCCACCCCGACCCCGGCGCCGTCGTCCACGGCTCCGTCCTCGCCGGCGGCGACCCCGTCCGGCAGTGCCTCCGCGACCGCCGCGCCGTCCACCAGCGCGACCGGGTCACCGACGCCGAGTGCACCGCAGACCACGTCCGCCGCCGAGACTCCCGCGCCTGACGTTCCGCCGGTCGCCGACCCGGCGAGCTGTCGGCCGGCCGGCTGA
- a CDS encoding DUF397 domain-containing protein: MWRKSSRSGPNCDNCVEIAFVTPAIAIRDSKDPDGPALILAPDGWSAFLAGTKNGEFDL; encoded by the coding sequence ATGTGGCGCAAGAGTTCTCGCAGCGGCCCCAACTGCGACAACTGTGTGGAGATCGCTTTCGTCACGCCGGCGATCGCGATTCGTGACTCCAAGGACCCGGACGGGCCGGCGCTGATCCTCGCGCCGGACGGCTGGTCCGCCTTCCTCGCCGGCACCAAGAACGGCGAGTTCGACCTCTGA